One window from the genome of Solea solea chromosome 13, fSolSol10.1, whole genome shotgun sequence encodes:
- the slc6a3 gene encoding sodium-dependent dopamine transporter has product MSSVVAPEKPSMGPKELELILVKEQNGVQFTSTTLVAPTPTQINPSEEERETWGKKIDFLLSVIGFAVDLANVWRFPYLCYKNGGGAFLVPYMFFMVIAGMPLFYMELALGQYNREGAAGVWKICPIFKGVGFTVILISLYVGFFYNVIISWALFYLFSSFTNELPWVHCNNTWNSPNCSDWADNTSVSDIYKATPAQEFFERAVLHIQDSNGIDDLGRPRWQLTSCLGVVIVLLYFSLWKGVKTSGKVVWITATMPYVVLTVLLIRGVTLPGAIDGIKAYLSVDFLRLCEAQVWIEAATQICFSLGVGFGVLIAFSSYNKFSNNCYRDAIITTSINSLTSFFSGFVVFSFLGYMSQKHNVPLDKVARDGAGLVFVIYPEAIATLPGSSVWAVIFFIMLLTLGIDSAMGGMESVITGLIDEFKCLHKHRELFTFFTVVFTFLMSLFCVTNARMYVFTLLDHFAAGTSILFGVLIEAIGIAWFYGVDRFSDDIEEMIGHRPGRYWRLCWKFVSPCFLLYMVVVSFVRFNPPKYGTYTFPPWANTLGWCLAMSSMAMVPLYAIYKLCRLPGKFCNRLAYAITPETEHHLVDNGEVRQFTLKHWLVV; this is encoded by the exons ATGTCCTCAGTTGTTGCCCCAGAAAAACCCTCCATGGGTCCCAAGGAG TTGGAGCTGATCCTTGTAAAGGAACAGAACGGGGTCCAGTTCACCTCAACCACTTTAGTGGCTCCGACTCCGACTCAAATCAATCccagtgaggaggagagggagaccTGGGGAAAGAAAATCGACTTCCTCCTGTCAGTCATCGGATTTGCTGTGGACCTCGCTAATGTCTGGAGATTCCCTTACCTCTGCTACAAGAATGGAGGAG gtgcTTTTCTGGTGCCATACATGTTCTTCATGGTGATAGCAGGGATGCCTCTCTTCTACATGGAGCTGGCTCTGGGACAGTATAATAGAGAGGGCGCAGCAGGGGTGTGGAAGATCTGCCCTATATTTAAAG GTGTCGGCTTTACGGTGATCCTCATTTCCCTCTACGTCGGTTTCTTCTACAACGTCATTATCTCCTGGGCACTGTTTTAccttttctcctccttcaccaACGAGCTGCCATGGGTCCACTGCAACAACACGTGGAACAGTCCTAACTGCTCCGACTGGGCTGACAACACCTCAGTCAGTGACATCTACAAGGCCACACCTGCACAGGAGTTCTTTGA ACGAGCAGTTCTCCACATCCAGGACAGTAATGGTATTGATGACCTGGGTCGCCCACGGTGGCAgttgacttcctgtctgggtGTGGTGATTGTTCTACTCTACTTCAGTCTCTGGAAGGGAGTTAAGACCTCTGGCAAG GTTGTGTGGATCACAGCCACCATGCCCTATGTGGTCTTGACTGTGCTGTTGATCCGAGGAGTCACACTGCCTGGAGCCATTGATGGCATTAAGGCTTACCTCTCTGTGGATTTCCTGAGACTGTGCGAAGCCCAG GTCTGGATTGAGGCAGCGACACAGATCTGTTTCTCTCTGGGAGTGGGGTTTGGTGTGCTAATTGCCTTTTCCAGCTACAACAAATTCAGCAACAACTGTTACAG AGACGCCATCATCACCACCTCCATCAACTCCCTAACCAGTTTCTTCTCCGGCTTTGTGGTGTTCTCTTTCCTCGGTTACATGTCCCAAAAACACAACGTGCCCTTGGACAAAGTTGCCAGAGATG gTGCTGGGTTAGTCTTTGTCATTTACCCAGAAGCCATAGCAACATTACCTGGGTCCTCAGTATGGGCAGTTATCTTCTTCATTATGCTGTTGACGCTGGGCATTGACAGTGCT ATGGGCGGAATGGAGTCGGTTATTACGGGGCTGATTGATGAATTCAAGTGCCTCCACAAGCACAGAGAGCTGTTCACCTTTTTTACTGTGGTCTTCACCTTTCTCATGTCCCTCTTCTGTGTCACAAATGCAA GGATGTATGTGTTTACTCTGCTTGACCACTTTGCAGCAGGGACATCAATTCTCTTTGGAGTGCTTATTGAAGCCATCGGCATCGCATGGTTCTATG gaGTGGATCGTTTCAGTGATGACATCGAGGAGATGATTGGCCACCGCCCAGGCAGGTACTGGAGGCTCTGCTGGAAGTTTGTCAGCCCCTGCTTCCTCCTG TATATGGTGGTGGTGAGCTTTGTCAGGTTCAACCCCCCAAAGTACGGCACCTACACGTTTCCTCCGTGGGCTAACACACTGGGCTGGTGTCTGGCCATGTCCTCGATGGCCATGGTGCCTCTGTATGCCATCTACAAACTCTGCAGGCTGCCTGGAAAGTTTTGCAAC AGACTGGCTTATGCCATCACCCCAGAGACAGAGCACCATTTGGTAGACAACGGGGAGGTTCGGCAGTTCACT CTGAAGCACTGGTTGGTGGTCTGA